A genomic stretch from Vibrio neptunius includes:
- a CDS encoding helix-turn-helix domain-containing protein: MELSPVFARRLYLALLVQNLDRPNVPKLIEETGWPRRTIQDVIKALPGIGIELMFIQDGRRHNDGYYQLSDWGPFDSQWVLDREADIAASLGFCA; encoded by the coding sequence ATGGAATTGAGTCCTGTTTTTGCAAGGCGCTTATATCTAGCATTACTGGTTCAGAATCTCGACAGGCCGAATGTGCCGAAACTGATTGAGGAAACAGGTTGGCCGCGTCGGACGATTCAAGACGTAATAAAAGCTCTGCCTGGTATTGGCATCGAACTGATGTTCATTCAGGATGGTCGCAGACACAATGATGGATATTATCAGTTGTCTGATTGGGGGCCTTTCGATAGCCAGTGGGTATTGGACAGAGAAGCTGACATCGCTGCTTCTTTGGGATTTTGTGCCTAA
- a CDS encoding DUF4156 domain-containing protein, with protein MSLKFSQVCKIVMSLALVAGCTTPATPLNHDANMVQIRMDSSFDPSNCQWQGDLTGSEGHWYTYLFYPNDIMVQGAVNQIKNRASQLGANTVFMTSPQDFTTSFTILGSAYNCPAGR; from the coding sequence ATGTCACTCAAGTTTAGTCAGGTATGCAAAATAGTTATGTCGCTTGCTTTAGTCGCAGGTTGTACAACCCCAGCCACTCCACTCAATCATGATGCCAACATGGTCCAGATTAGAATGGACAGCAGTTTCGATCCCTCGAACTGTCAATGGCAGGGCGATCTTACTGGCAGTGAGGGACACTGGTACACTTACCTATTCTACCCTAACGATATCATGGTTCAGGGAGCCGTTAATCAAATAAAAAATCGCGCCAGTCAGCTTGGCGCGAATACCGTTTTTATGACCTCACCACAAGACTTCACCACATCATTTACCATCCTGGGCAGTGCCTATAACTGCCCTGCAGGTCGTTAG